The following proteins are encoded in a genomic region of Gimesia algae:
- the ssb gene encoding single-stranded DNA-binding protein has product MASFNKVILVGNLTRDPQVRYTPGGSAVAEIGLAVNRSWFDKNSNSRKEETTFIDVTLWGRTAEVASEYLTKGRSVLIEGRLQLDQWDDKESGQKRSKLKVVGENMTMLGGKGESGGGGGGGGAPSGGGYASRGNAPQQGGGSSPADSFYDDTPGGIPDDDVPF; this is encoded by the coding sequence ATGGCCAGTTTTAATAAAGTGATCCTGGTAGGCAATTTAACACGCGACCCACAGGTGCGCTATACACCGGGTGGGAGTGCGGTCGCTGAAATTGGTCTCGCGGTGAATCGCAGCTGGTTTGACAAGAACTCGAATTCCCGCAAGGAAGAAACTACCTTTATTGACGTGACGTTATGGGGACGCACTGCAGAAGTCGCCAGCGAATATCTGACCAAGGGGCGTTCGGTTCTGATTGAAGGCCGACTGCAGCTGGATCAGTGGGATGATAAAGAGTCCGGACAAAAGCGAAGCAAGCTCAAAGTGGTCGGCGAAAATATGACCATGCTGGGCGGCAAAGGTGAATCAGGCGGCGGCGGTGGCGGCGGTGGTGCACCATCGGGTGGCGGATATGCCTCGCGGGGAAATGCTCCCCAGCAGGGTGGCGGTTCCAGTCCGGCAGATTCATTTTATGATGACACTCCTGGTGGGATTCCTGATGATGATGTGCCCTTCTAA
- a CDS encoding HDOD domain-containing protein, translated as MKRQTDIPGYPPVVESAFLKIKSIATLPAVARKVMELVDDSGTSAEDLRKVIATDPALSACILKIVNSSFYGFPQQIGSIERAVVLLGLNAIKNIAIASSLSKVFKTSLIGPQFNASDLWLHSVAVASCARQISVRTKVGLPDEVFLAGLIHDIGIMMEMQVDYTEFMNVIQITTQNQHTTFRQAENDILGANHELFGGYICREWKFPVHFEYAARYHHDPLQLPAENQPLPLIIHVADVLAARLGEGYSRTVETQTIDPEILSALNLREADIELIMDSLAEAIEETHQLLGCSSSS; from the coding sequence GTGAAGAGACAAACTGATATTCCAGGTTATCCCCCAGTTGTCGAATCTGCGTTTCTTAAAATCAAAAGCATCGCTACACTTCCTGCTGTCGCCAGAAAAGTCATGGAGCTGGTTGATGATTCCGGGACCAGCGCGGAAGATCTTAGAAAAGTCATCGCCACCGATCCTGCTCTGAGTGCCTGCATTCTCAAAATTGTCAACTCTTCGTTTTACGGCTTCCCACAACAGATCGGCTCCATTGAACGCGCCGTGGTACTGTTAGGCTTGAATGCCATCAAAAATATTGCAATCGCCAGCAGCCTGAGTAAAGTTTTCAAAACCAGTCTGATCGGACCTCAATTCAACGCCAGCGATCTCTGGCTGCACTCGGTTGCTGTCGCGAGTTGTGCACGCCAAATATCTGTGCGAACGAAAGTGGGATTACCCGACGAAGTTTTCCTGGCAGGCTTGATTCACGATATCGGCATCATGATGGAAATGCAGGTCGACTATACAGAGTTTATGAATGTCATCCAGATAACAACCCAGAACCAGCACACAACATTTCGACAGGCGGAAAATGACATTCTAGGCGCAAACCATGAATTATTTGGCGGCTATATTTGCCGAGAATGGAAATTCCCTGTTCATTTCGAATACGCCGCTCGTTACCATCACGATCCGCTACAACTTCCAGCAGAAAATCAGCCCCTGCCATTAATAATCCACGTGGCAGATGTGCTCGCCGCGCGCCTGGGAGAAGGTTATTCACGCACCGTCGAAACCCAGACCATTGATCCAGAGATCCTCTCCGCATTAAATCTGCGTGAGGCAGACATTGAACTAATCATGGATTCGCTCGCCGAAGCGATCGAGGAAACTCATCAGTTACTCGGCTGCAGTTCTTCCAGCTGA
- the pth gene encoding aminoacyl-tRNA hydrolase, whose product MKVVVGLGNPGKKYERTRHNVGFEVLNQLAEWHGAPGSRSQFEAEVTEISCGGDKVLLVAPQTFMNLSGRSIAAVAKFFKLPATDVMVVCDDMNLPVGRLRLRGSGSAGGQKGLQDIIQKLGTQDVPRLRVGVGRPPAGFSAADYVLGRFQGKQEFELIATAVDNAARGIECWVQDGLEMAMNQVNAPE is encoded by the coding sequence GTGAAAGTGGTCGTAGGACTGGGGAATCCCGGTAAGAAATACGAACGAACGCGTCACAATGTCGGGTTTGAAGTGTTGAATCAATTGGCAGAGTGGCATGGAGCACCTGGGTCACGAAGCCAGTTTGAGGCGGAAGTCACTGAGATTTCCTGTGGCGGCGATAAGGTGTTACTTGTTGCCCCGCAAACATTTATGAATTTAAGTGGTCGCAGTATTGCCGCTGTGGCGAAATTTTTCAAACTGCCAGCAACAGATGTGATGGTCGTTTGTGACGATATGAATCTGCCTGTCGGGCGTCTCCGTTTGCGGGGTTCTGGTTCAGCGGGTGGGCAAAAAGGATTACAGGATATTATCCAGAAGCTGGGTACTCAGGATGTACCACGCCTGAGAGTAGGTGTGGGACGACCTCCTGCCGGATTTTCAGCAGCGGATTATGTCTTAGGCCGATTTCAGGGGAAACAGGAATTCGAGCTGATCGCGACGGCAGTGGACAATGCTGCCAGAGGGATTGAGTGCTGGGTTCAGGATGGACTTGAAATGGCCATGAACCAGGTCAATGCGCCTGAGTAA
- a CDS encoding 50S ribosomal protein L25 gives MSDDFVLQKISATKREKLGSIESRHIRRAGRIPAVVYGHGQDPAHLSVDERELQDLVKNRERVFEIDVDGKVEETMLRDLQWDTFGTQILHVDLIRINASERVTLEVPVRLRGTSPGATDGGILEQPLHALELDCLAHSIPDYISVKINALEIGDAIHVRDIEVPRGCKIHNEPDLVVVHVLSHGAEEAEPAEETEVEETETAEASEE, from the coding sequence ATGTCAGACGATTTTGTATTGCAGAAAATCAGTGCTACGAAGCGTGAAAAATTAGGCTCGATCGAAAGTCGACATATTCGCCGTGCTGGTCGGATTCCGGCAGTGGTTTACGGCCACGGTCAGGATCCTGCCCATCTGAGCGTGGATGAACGCGAACTGCAGGATCTGGTCAAGAACCGCGAACGTGTGTTTGAGATCGACGTTGATGGTAAAGTTGAAGAAACCATGCTGCGGGATCTGCAGTGGGATACATTTGGAACACAAATTCTGCATGTTGACCTGATCCGGATTAACGCTTCGGAACGAGTGACTCTGGAAGTTCCCGTGCGTCTGCGGGGCACATCTCCCGGAGCGACCGATGGCGGAATCCTGGAGCAGCCACTTCACGCTCTGGAACTGGACTGCCTGGCCCACAGTATTCCGGACTACATTTCCGTGAAAATCAATGCTCTGGAAATTGGCGACGCGATTCATGTGCGTGATATTGAAGTGCCTCGTGGCTGCAAGATTCATAATGAACCAGATCTCGTAGTGGTGCATGTGCTGTCTCACGGTGCTGAGGAAGCAGAGCCAGCAGAAGAAACGGAAGTTGAAGAAACAGAAACAGCAGAAGCGTCGGAAGAGTAA
- the dnaB gene encoding replicative DNA helicase: MVMSVAGKGNFRRPKQESVEELFGKVPPQNLDAEKAVLGGILLDNVVIDDLVQIVKANHFYSDKNTRIFAAILRLHDAGVRGIDAVTIAEELDSKGELEESGGVMYLHEILESVPHAAHAEYYAKIVRDKSVQRTLIHSCTEIIRESYAPQGDTLDVLNKAEQSIFSILEQQGEGDKIEIRDILMDAFDRIHERSQKDGMLTGLTSGFLDLDTQINGFQPSELIILAARPSMGKTALVCNFAEAAADEGGTATIVFSLEQSKLELAERLLCIRSGVNGHSLRAGDLEDDERHRLIEASSELSEMPLFIDDKPGRTIQEISAICRRLKRLSNLGLIIIDYLQLIEPEDKTMPREQQIAQITRRLKGLCKELNIPVIALAQLNRGVELRDDKRPRLADLRESGAIEQDADLIMFLHRPDKYDPEDSPGLAEVIVAKHRSGPTGIINLTWMASSMRFANYANLDVPEGGYMGDSGGGGFG, translated from the coding sequence ATGGTAATGTCAGTCGCCGGTAAAGGAAATTTTCGCCGCCCGAAGCAGGAGTCTGTCGAGGAGTTGTTCGGCAAGGTTCCTCCGCAAAACCTGGATGCGGAAAAAGCGGTGCTTGGCGGTATTCTCCTGGATAACGTGGTGATCGATGATCTGGTACAGATTGTCAAAGCCAACCACTTCTACAGTGACAAAAACACCCGGATTTTTGCCGCGATTCTCCGCCTACATGATGCCGGAGTGCGCGGCATCGATGCGGTGACCATCGCTGAAGAGCTGGATTCCAAAGGAGAGCTGGAAGAATCTGGCGGGGTGATGTATCTGCATGAAATTCTGGAGAGTGTACCCCACGCGGCGCACGCCGAGTATTATGCGAAAATTGTCCGAGATAAATCGGTACAACGCACGCTGATCCATTCCTGCACGGAAATTATCCGTGAAAGTTATGCGCCGCAGGGTGATACGCTGGACGTGTTGAATAAGGCCGAGCAGAGTATCTTCAGTATCCTGGAACAACAGGGAGAAGGGGATAAGATCGAGATTCGCGACATCCTGATGGATGCCTTTGATCGGATTCATGAACGCTCTCAAAAAGATGGCATGCTGACCGGGCTGACCTCGGGCTTTCTGGATCTGGACACCCAGATCAATGGTTTTCAGCCTTCAGAGTTGATTATCCTGGCGGCTCGACCCAGTATGGGAAAAACCGCGCTGGTCTGTAACTTCGCAGAAGCGGCCGCGGATGAAGGCGGGACGGCAACGATTGTTTTCAGTCTGGAACAGTCTAAGCTTGAGTTAGCCGAACGTCTGCTCTGTATTCGTTCTGGCGTGAATGGTCACTCATTGCGTGCCGGCGATCTGGAAGACGATGAACGCCACCGCCTGATTGAAGCCTCTTCGGAACTCAGTGAGATGCCTCTGTTTATCGATGATAAGCCGGGACGGACGATTCAGGAAATCAGCGCGATCTGCCGGCGCTTGAAGCGACTCAGTAATCTGGGACTGATCATCATTGACTATCTGCAGCTGATTGAGCCCGAAGACAAAACGATGCCTCGTGAGCAGCAGATTGCACAGATCACACGTCGCCTGAAAGGGCTCTGTAAAGAATTGAATATACCGGTTATCGCGCTGGCCCAGTTGAACCGTGGTGTCGAGCTGCGTGATGACAAGCGTCCGCGACTGGCTGACCTGCGCGAGAGTGGTGCCATCGAACAGGATGCCGACCTGATCATGTTTCTGCATCGCCCGGATAAGTATGATCCGGAGGATAGCCCTGGCCTGGCGGAAGTCATTGTGGCCAAGCACCGTAGTGGTCCTACCGGGATTATCAACCTGACCTGGATGGCATCGTCGATGCGGTTTGCCAACTATGCAAACCTGGATGTTCCCGAAGGGGGCTACATGGGTGATAGCGGGGGTGGTGGTTTCGGTTAA
- the rplI gene encoding 50S ribosomal protein L9, translating to MVRKQRSSAVVGSTKSSIEVLLAEKVDTLGEQGDIVRVKPGYARNFLLPYGLATIATDHNKWMVVQHQKRMAELEKDRLKSLKNLADKLSKHSVTMEANANEEGHLYGSIVAIDISKSLKEGGFDIEADSIRLEGPLKELGMYTVKMQLHEKVKTEVKVWVVPTAEKS from the coding sequence ATGGTTCGTAAACAACGTAGCTCCGCTGTCGTCGGTAGTACCAAATCATCTATCGAAGTTTTGCTGGCAGAAAAAGTGGATACCCTTGGTGAGCAAGGTGATATTGTCCGGGTCAAACCTGGCTATGCCCGTAACTTCCTGCTGCCCTATGGTCTGGCAACAATTGCGACTGATCATAATAAATGGATGGTGGTCCAGCACCAGAAGCGGATGGCCGAACTCGAAAAAGATCGCCTGAAGTCTCTGAAGAATCTGGCTGACAAATTGAGTAAGCACAGTGTGACTATGGAAGCCAATGCTAACGAAGAGGGGCATCTCTACGGTTCCATCGTGGCCATCGATATCAGCAAGTCTCTGAAAGAGGGTGGCTTTGATATTGAAGCAGACAGCATTCGCCTGGAAGGTCCCCTGAAAGAGCTGGGGATGTACACCGTGAAAATGCAGCTGCATGAAAAGGTGAAAACCGAAGTCAAAGTCTGGGTCGTACCGACTGCAGAAAAAAGCTGA
- the rpsF gene encoding 30S ribosomal protein S6, with protein sequence MVNYEGMFLLDSGKFAADHEGTVAHLMEILEKAGAEVVAHRPWQDGKLAYEIEGHMKGLHYLVYFTMPGSGMDLITRACHLSDMVIRQMVIKQPQTLFDAMVSAIDPTSAPEPVAVESKGDSDSDEAGYDAIDDDDEG encoded by the coding sequence ATGGTAAATTACGAAGGAATGTTCCTGTTGGACAGTGGCAAATTTGCTGCTGATCATGAAGGGACCGTTGCTCATCTGATGGAAATCCTGGAAAAGGCTGGTGCCGAAGTTGTGGCGCACCGTCCCTGGCAGGATGGAAAGCTGGCTTATGAGATCGAAGGTCACATGAAGGGCCTGCATTATCTCGTGTACTTCACGATGCCAGGTAGTGGTATGGATCTGATTACCCGTGCCTGCCACCTGAGCGACATGGTCATTCGCCAGATGGTGATCAAGCAGCCTCAAACACTGTTTGATGCGATGGTCTCTGCTATCGATCCTACCTCCGCTCCAGAACCAGTGGCGGTAGAATCCAAGGGAGATTCTGACTCGGATGAAGCAGGTTATGATGCTATTGACGACGATGACGAAGGCTAA
- a CDS encoding GGDEF/EAL domain-containing response regulator: protein MQNINKISNRRILVIDDNEAIQSDFRKILTESEHQNSSSDSYAALFGEEQQSDIPQLSFEVDTASQGQEGLEKVRQSLQDQRPYAMAFVDIRMPPGWDGVQTVGHLWEADPNLLIVICTAYNDYNWSEMTRTLGHMNRWLILKKPFDIVEVRQLAASLTQKWELARRAEFKVHELQQSLGSTNRKLAAYNKAVDAAGIVAVLDPRGRILEANDNFCKISGYTKEELVGQSHEMIHSDHHPVEFFAELNDTIKQNNIWRGEMCNRAKDGSLYWVDTTIVPMLDEHDNTISYYSFRIEITDRKRLIGDLCIQAYHDSLTGLPNRAYILDLIQSSIDQSPDHFFALLFLDFDRFKLINDSLGHEMGDQLLIEISRRLSTTLREADQVKPARLGGDEFVVLLNNISNLSNATKVAERLLDKLSQSYQLGSHTVYSSVSIGIVTSDFQYQSANDMLRDADLAMYKAKASDTGNYMVFDQSMREQVQFRLQIESDMRLAIERNEFQLYYQPIVSLESGKIDGVEALLRWEHPLHGMTGPDIFIPIAEETGLINSIGKWGLDQACQQFAKWKKTQGIHAPSILHVNVSRKQLLDPGLTDFVLQTIRKHDLSPDCLHLEVTESLMMQDQVYIIEILRKLRKAGIKIDMDDFGTGYSSLSCLHEFPLDALKIDRSLIMNVKHVHDYAALLQSVLALADNLGLKVVAEGIEDTEQLIILQTLGCEYGQGYLFSRPRPADEIETLFYSEASWIQTPDALPVNSTINN, encoded by the coding sequence TTGCAAAACATAAACAAAATCAGTAATCGGCGGATTTTGGTCATCGATGATAACGAAGCCATCCAAAGTGACTTTCGCAAAATCCTGACTGAAAGTGAACATCAGAATTCAAGCAGCGACTCCTATGCAGCCTTGTTCGGCGAAGAACAGCAATCCGACATCCCCCAGCTTTCTTTCGAAGTTGATACGGCAAGCCAGGGCCAGGAAGGATTGGAGAAAGTTCGTCAATCACTGCAGGATCAGCGGCCTTATGCCATGGCTTTTGTAGACATCCGCATGCCCCCCGGCTGGGATGGAGTTCAGACAGTCGGCCACCTCTGGGAAGCGGACCCGAATCTGTTGATCGTAATCTGCACGGCTTACAATGATTACAACTGGTCTGAAATGACCCGAACACTGGGCCATATGAACCGCTGGCTCATTCTGAAAAAACCATTTGATATCGTGGAAGTCCGTCAGCTGGCCGCTTCACTTACGCAAAAATGGGAACTGGCACGAAGAGCCGAATTCAAAGTTCATGAATTGCAACAATCACTGGGAAGCACCAATCGTAAATTAGCAGCCTATAATAAAGCCGTCGATGCGGCAGGCATTGTCGCAGTGCTCGACCCCCGGGGAAGGATCCTGGAAGCGAACGACAATTTCTGTAAAATATCGGGATATACCAAAGAAGAACTGGTGGGCCAGAGCCACGAGATGATTCACTCGGATCATCATCCGGTCGAATTCTTCGCGGAGCTGAACGACACCATCAAGCAAAACAATATCTGGCGTGGTGAAATGTGTAACCGTGCCAAAGATGGCTCCCTCTACTGGGTCGACACCACCATTGTCCCCATGCTCGATGAGCATGACAATACCATCAGCTATTACAGCTTCCGGATCGAAATCACCGACCGGAAACGACTGATCGGCGATCTGTGCATACAGGCCTATCATGATTCACTTACCGGATTACCCAACCGCGCTTATATCCTTGACTTAATCCAAAGTAGCATTGACCAGAGCCCCGATCATTTCTTCGCATTATTGTTCCTGGATTTTGATCGTTTCAAACTGATCAATGACAGCCTGGGACATGAAATGGGAGATCAGCTCTTAATCGAAATATCGCGACGGTTAAGTACCACTTTACGAGAAGCAGACCAGGTCAAGCCAGCCCGACTGGGAGGCGATGAGTTCGTTGTACTGTTGAATAATATCTCGAATCTATCCAATGCCACCAAGGTAGCCGAACGACTTCTGGACAAACTCTCACAGAGCTATCAGTTAGGCAGCCATACTGTCTACTCTTCCGTCAGCATCGGTATCGTTACCAGTGACTTTCAATATCAATCTGCCAACGACATGCTGCGTGATGCCGACCTGGCAATGTACAAAGCCAAAGCCTCGGACACAGGTAACTATATGGTATTTGACCAATCCATGAGAGAACAGGTTCAATTTCGCCTGCAGATCGAAAGCGATATGCGTTTGGCAATCGAACGGAATGAATTCCAACTCTATTACCAGCCAATCGTCTCGCTGGAGTCGGGTAAAATTGACGGGGTGGAAGCGCTATTACGCTGGGAGCATCCTCTGCATGGCATGACCGGTCCGGATATTTTTATTCCCATCGCAGAAGAAACCGGTCTGATTAATTCCATCGGAAAATGGGGACTGGATCAGGCGTGTCAACAATTTGCGAAATGGAAGAAAACACAGGGAATTCATGCCCCCTCCATTTTACATGTCAACGTTTCGCGTAAGCAGTTGCTAGACCCCGGTCTGACCGACTTCGTGCTCCAGACCATTCGGAAACACGACCTATCACCGGATTGTCTGCATCTGGAAGTCACCGAAAGTCTGATGATGCAGGATCAGGTATACATCATTGAGATCTTGCGAAAATTGAGAAAGGCTGGAATTAAGATCGATATGGACGACTTCGGTACCGGATACTCCTCACTGTCCTGCCTCCATGAATTTCCGCTGGATGCTCTGAAAATCGATCGCTCACTGATCATGAATGTAAAACATGTCCATGACTATGCTGCGTTGTTGCAGTCTGTTCTTGCTCTGGCGGATAACCTCGGCTTAAAAGTGGTTGCCGAAGGAATTGAAGATACGGAACAGCTCATTATCCTGCAGACACTGGGCTGCGAATATGGACAAGGTTACTTATTCTCCAGGCCGCGCCCCGCCGATGAAATTGAAACCCTGTTCTATTCGGAAGCTTCCTGGATCCAAACTCCAGACGCACTACCCGTCAATTCGACGATTAACAACTGA
- a CDS encoding cache domain-containing protein yields MNTPQHPMVQPSRHYQNLNLKILISVVAAIMLLIGCRLWMLYWQEQQSINADVKKRVKGASHVLDNNLNEDANTLRGFLQFISSNKSLQDAWLNQNREELLQLALPIYKNLNASNRVTHFYFMNLDRSCVLRVHRPGDFGDTIDRYTMQQAASSAQSSSGIELGKYGHFTLRVVSPWIVDGQLVGYIELGEEIEHITPQLSKNMDIDVVFAIEKEYLNREHWETGLKILNRPGDWSQLSKYVIIDKSIEHIPAALTSLINSGNLEKTPVSFTDHTTQKDYHGGSVPLKDVSDQQVGRLIVLRDISAQTAELHKMAGLLLIGGCIVGTGLFSICLLYISALQKTSWQLIQTAHQAGKAEIATSVLHNVGNVLNSVNVSASLIQNNVNNSSSKNLGKAVEVIEHHLTDLGQFVTHDERGKHLPRFLIDVSHELSSEEDKILDEINSLIRNIDHIKTIVEAQQKHAKDKEGFVEIVSLIELMEDAININIASMERHSVKIQRNYSDIDRIVTDKQLLLQIFINLINNAKYACLESNHQEHQITLGIQPLGKERVMIKIEDNGMGIDSKNLTKIFAHGFTTRQGGHGFGLHSSALAATELGGSLVANSQGPGTGAIFTLEIPYRLTGAKLCKT; encoded by the coding sequence ATGAATACGCCTCAACATCCGATGGTGCAACCTTCCCGGCACTACCAGAATTTGAATCTGAAGATTCTGATTTCGGTGGTCGCTGCGATCATGCTATTAATCGGCTGTCGGCTGTGGATGTTATACTGGCAGGAACAACAGTCAATCAATGCTGATGTGAAAAAACGAGTCAAGGGAGCCAGCCATGTGTTGGATAATAATCTCAATGAAGATGCAAATACGTTACGCGGGTTTCTGCAATTTATTTCCAGTAATAAAAGTCTGCAAGATGCCTGGTTGAATCAGAATCGTGAAGAATTACTTCAGCTGGCATTGCCGATTTATAAAAATCTCAATGCCTCGAATCGGGTCACACATTTTTACTTTATGAATCTCGACCGGAGCTGTGTTTTGCGGGTCCACCGCCCCGGTGATTTCGGCGACACCATCGATCGTTATACAATGCAGCAGGCGGCTAGCAGTGCTCAGAGTTCGTCCGGCATCGAATTGGGAAAATACGGACACTTCACCCTCCGGGTTGTCTCTCCCTGGATCGTCGATGGCCAACTTGTCGGCTACATTGAACTGGGAGAAGAAATTGAACACATCACACCCCAGCTATCAAAAAACATGGATATCGATGTCGTCTTTGCGATTGAAAAGGAATACCTCAACCGGGAACACTGGGAAACGGGACTGAAAATCCTGAATCGTCCGGGGGACTGGAGCCAGCTTTCGAAGTACGTCATCATTGATAAATCTATCGAGCACATTCCCGCTGCACTGACGTCGCTGATCAATTCCGGCAATCTGGAGAAGACACCGGTTTCCTTCACGGATCACACAACCCAAAAAGATTATCATGGGGGAAGCGTCCCGTTAAAGGATGTCAGCGATCAACAGGTAGGTCGCCTGATTGTCCTGAGAGATATTTCCGCACAGACTGCAGAACTCCACAAGATGGCGGGGCTCCTGTTAATTGGCGGTTGCATTGTAGGTACAGGGCTCTTCAGCATCTGCTTACTCTACATCAGCGCCCTGCAAAAGACTTCCTGGCAGCTCATTCAGACAGCACACCAGGCCGGCAAAGCAGAAATTGCCACCAGCGTCTTACACAATGTGGGAAATGTACTCAACAGTGTAAACGTCTCCGCCAGCCTGATTCAGAACAATGTGAATAATTCCAGTTCCAAAAACCTGGGAAAAGCGGTCGAAGTCATCGAACATCATCTGACGGACCTCGGCCAGTTTGTGACTCACGATGAACGGGGAAAACACCTGCCCCGTTTTCTGATTGACGTCAGCCATGAGCTTTCCAGCGAAGAGGACAAAATCCTTGACGAAATCAATTCACTGATCCGAAACATTGATCACATCAAGACCATCGTTGAAGCACAACAGAAGCATGCCAAAGATAAAGAAGGTTTCGTAGAAATAGTCTCACTGATCGAACTGATGGAAGATGCGATCAATATTAATATTGCTTCAATGGAACGACACTCCGTCAAGATTCAACGCAATTATTCTGATATTGACCGTATTGTCACCGATAAACAATTATTGCTGCAGATCTTCATCAACCTGATCAATAACGCGAAATATGCCTGCCTGGAAAGTAACCATCAGGAGCACCAGATCACATTAGGAATCCAACCACTGGGTAAAGAACGAGTCATGATAAAGATAGAGGATAACGGAATGGGGATCGACAGTAAAAACCTGACCAAAATTTTTGCACATGGATTTACAACACGCCAGGGTGGACATGGCTTCGGCCTGCACAGTTCTGCCCTGGCAGCGACCGAACTGGGGGGCAGCCTGGTCGCCAACAGTCAGGGACCAGGTACCGGTGCGATCTTTACCCTGGAAATCCCCTACCGCCTAACAGGAGCGAAACTTTGCAAAACATAA